A part of Oryctolagus cuniculus chromosome 15, mOryCun1.1, whole genome shotgun sequence genomic DNA contains:
- the DKK1 gene encoding dickkopf-related protein 1 precursor: MTVLGAVAAPRVLVALVAAALSSHPLLGVSATLNSVLVNSNAIKNLPPPLGGANGHPGSAVSATPGILYEGGNKYLPLDNYQPYPCTEDEECGTDEYCASPARGGGAGVQICLACRKRRKRCMRHAMCCPGNYCKNGICMPSDHNHFHRGEIEETIVESFGNDHSTSDGYSRRTTLSSKMYHAKGQEGSVCLRSSDCATGLCCARHFWSKICKPVLKEGQVCTKHRRKGSHGLEIFQRCYCGDGLSCRLQNDQHEASNSSRLHTCQRH, translated from the exons ATGACGGTTCTGGGCGCAGTGGCCGCCCCGCGGGTCCTGGTCGCCCTGGTAGCGGCGGCTCTTAGCAGCCACCCTCTGCTGGGAGTGAGCGCCACCTTGAACTCGGTGCTGGTCAATTCCAACGCCATCAAGAACCTGCCCCCGCCGCTGGGCGGCGCTAACGGGCACCCGGGCTCTGCAGTCAGCGCCACGCCCGGGATTCTGTACGAGGGCGGGAACAAGTACTTGCCCCTTGACAACTATCAG CCGTACCCGTGCACAGAGGACGAGGAGTGTGGCACGGATGAGTACTGCGCGAGTCCCGCCCGCGGAGGGGGCGCCGGCGTGCAAATCTGTCTGGCTTGCAGGAAGCGTCGAAAACGCTGCATGCGTCACGCGATGTGCTGCCCCGGGAATTACTGCAAAAACG GAATATGCATGCCTTCTGATCACAATCATTTTCATCGAGGGGAAATCGAGGAAACCATCGTCGAAAGCTTCGGGAACGACCACAGCACCTCGGATGGGTATTCCCGCAGAACCACCCTGTCTTCGAAAATGTATCACGCCAAAG GGCAGGAAGGTTCCGTCTGCCTTCGCTCATCAGACTGCGCCACGGGGCTGTGTTGCGCCAGGCACTTCTGGTCCAAGATCTGTAAGCCCGTCCTCAAGGAAGGTCAAGTGTGCACCAAGCACAGGAGGAAGGGCTCGCATGGGCTGGAGATTTTCCAGCGCTGTTACTGTGGAGACGGGCTGTCTTGTCGGCTGCAGAACGATCAACATGAAGCCAGTAACTCTTCCCGGCTTCACACCTGTCAGAGACACTAG